From the genome of Alicyclobacillus sp. SO9:
CATCGCTGCAACCGTCCGCAAAAGGGGAATGGATGACCCCTTTTGACAAACACGCGGTTGAAGATGTTGGACTGGTGAAACTGGATTTATTGTCTTTGCGCACCATGTCGGCCATTGAAGACACCATTGTTCAAAGTGAACGCCAAGGCAGGGCAGTGGACTACGATAGCATCCCGCTTGACGACAAAGCTACTTTTGCCATGATTGGGCGCAGCGACACCGTTGGCGTTTTTCAGTTGGAGAGTCCTGCGCAGAGAGCGCTGCAGGCAAGGCTTGAGTCAAGTGGACTGGAGGATTTGGTAGCTAGTGTTGCGTTGATTCGGCCGGGTCCCATTCAAGGAAATATGGTCGATCCCTTTATTCGTCGCCGCCGCGGCCTCGAACCGATTTCTTACTTGCATCCCAAACTGGAGCCCATCCTTGCAAAAACCTATGGCGTTGTTTTATTTCAGGAGCAAGTCATAGAAATCGCTACGGTCATTGCTCAGTTTTCACCCGGAGAAGCGGATGAACTGCGCAGAGTGATGAGTAAGGCTCGGACACGTGCAGAGATGGATCGCATTGGAGATAGATTCTTGAAAAAAGCTAGACAGGCAGGTGTTGACGAAGCAGCAGCAGATACCATTTTCTCGTATATTAAAGGTTATGCCAGCTATGGTTTTTGTGAAGCACATGCCGCTGCTTTTGCAGCGACTTCCTATAAAACTGCCTATCTGTCCAGGCATTACCCGGCTGAATTTTTTGCCTCTATTTTAAACCAGCAGCCAATGGGCTATTATCCTGTTCATGTTGTTTGTGCAGCTGCCAGACAACGGGGCATTGCTGTTATTGGCCCAGATATCAACCGCAGTGAATGGGAATGTACGGTGAAAAAGAATCAAATTCAGTTAGGCTTTTGTCTTATCAAAGGCATACGTCAATCACTGGTACAAAAAATTGTTTCTGAACGACAACAACATGGAGGCTTTGAGTCGGCGCCGGACTGTATTTCGCGCGTTCATGACCTAGACAGACTATCTGCAGAAAAATTGATTCGAGTCGGTAGTTTTGACGGCGTTTCAAATGTTCCCCGGCAAAGCCAACTGTGGGAACTACCACACTGGTTTGCGCGCAGAATGAACCATTTGCCTCTTCTAAGGCATGAAAGTGTTCAACAAAAACCTTTGGAAATTACTTCGAAAGCCATCATTCGGAATGACAGACAGAAGTACAGAAACACTTTTGATGATGCGGCAAAAGAGAGACAACTGCTTGCAGGACAGTTGTCTGATGAATACAATCTAGTAGGTGTCGGTGTGTCAGGTCACTGGCTGGATTTGTTCAGACCGCACCTGAAAACGGAAGGATATGCTGAAGCGAAAGATGTCATTCACTGTCCTGACAACGCACAAATAAAGTTAGCGGGTATTGTTGTACGGCCGCATCGACCGCCCACGCGCAGCGGCAGAACAACAGTGTTTTTTACGCTGGAAGACGAAACAGGCTTTGCCGATGCAACTATGTTTGAAAATGTTTATCAAGCTACGGGATCCATTATATTTACACCCTATGGGAGATTGATTGGCATGGAGGGAACTGTACAGTACCGGGAGAGTCAACGTCCTCAACTGATTGTGTCGCGAGTCTGGGCATTAACATCAGATAAATAAAAATTATTTTTGTGAAATTATTCATATTTTGTAACAATTATCTTGGTGTGAACAGGTGATGATAGATTGCAAAGCGAAACACAATGCATAAATGTTACATCGCTTCGGGAATGAGGTGCCTTCGCACATGAGAAAAAAGAGTCTGACAGCCATGAGTATTGCACTCCTTGCCTCTTTCTCCCTGGTTGGCTGTACATCTGTGCAAAAAGTACATAAAGTGCAAGCTGTGCCTGCTCCTGCATACAGTCGGGGCATGACGCTGGAATGGGAAAAGGACATTAAAAAGCAAGCTCTCACTATGATTCAAGGCAGTCAACATTACGTTTACCTGGATATTTACGAGCTGTCCGACGCTGATATTCTACAGGCACTGATTAATGCTCATCAACGCGGGGTGGATGTTCGCGTTGTGGTGGATGCGACAGAACAGCATTCACAAAAGACGGCTGTTCCTGCATTAAAGCATGCAGGAATTCCAGTGGAATCACTTCATATCCATGAAGGAATTTCTCATATTAAAATGCTGATTACAGACGGCGCTGCAAGGGGCGTGTTAATCGGCGGTATGAATTTCGGTCAGCACAGTTGGTCGAATAATGATGCCTCTGTCTACATTTCTCATCCCAATCCTTCTTATTTGGCGGTTTTTCGCTGGGATTGGAAGCGAGCTGGAGGGCAACCGGCTGCAGCTCCCTCTACTCAAATGCCGCTGCTGATTGACCGACAGATTGGTCCTCATGTGGTACAAGCCATCGCGCATGCAGAGAAGTCGGTGGAATTGGAAGGATTCGATATCTCTGACTGGAACGTCATCAGTGCATTGAAAATGGATGTGAAGCGGGGATTGAGGGTAGAAGTCCTGTTGGACCCGAACCAATCGTTAAATCGCAGAGCCTCAGATGAACTACGTGACGCAGGCGTTACGGTTCGTTTCTATCGCCCCTATCATTACGAATGGATGCATGCAAAAATCGTAGATATTGACAAAGGTCGGATTTTTATCATAGGCAGTGCAAATTTTAGTCATCAAGCCTACACTTATAATCACGAGGGTGATTTAGAATTGTACAATGTGCCTGCTTTTAATCAGGCTCTTGTCAAAAACATGTCGATTCAATTGGCAAGGGGTACTGACTATCCCAAAGCTGAGAAGTACAAGCAAAGTAGGAGCGATGACCACTGAATCTTTCACTTGCATCCTTGGCGGAGCAGATGGACAAAACCGCTGTGTTACATTGTCAGAAAGCCTGGGAGAGGTTTGAGTTTTTTGACCAATTAATGATAGCAGTCGGTAAGTGGACACCAATAGTGATGTTACTGTTGATTGTCACATCAACTATAAATTTAGAAATGCCTGCGTCCTTGCACCGGCTTGTGCTTGCTCATGCGACTATCGCCGTCGTGGCTGCCATCGTGGCTCGTCTTGTCAATGAACCCGTTTCCCGCCGGTTTAATCGCTTGCGGCCATTCGAGCTGTACGGATTCAGACCGCTTCTCTGTCATGACGGCGGCGCTTCTTTTCCGAGCAATCATGCGACAGGCGCTTTTGCTCTTTCCATCAGTATGTTCGCGGTTCCGAGCTATGGACCTGTCTTGCTTGTGCTGGCCTTTTTGCTTGCGATTTCACGAGTTTACACAGGCCTTCACCACGTTACTGATGTTTTGGCAGGTGCTCTGCACGGACTACTCTTTGCAGTCTTTTTTTTGACACTGTACTCAGTTTTTTAGTTGCATTTTTCCGTCAAGGTTTTGACACTGCTGCTACAGAGGTGTAATTTGACGTCAATAAGCAGTAAAGATTTCTGCGGAGCAGCCTTTTTTGAATAGAAATTTCACGGGAATGATGTGAGGAGGATGTTAATGAAGATTACAGCGAACTGGAAGGGAAAACGTCATTTTGAGGCGTCCGGTCCGTCTGGATATAAGGTATCGATGGATGCCAAGCAAGAGGCGGGGGGAGAAGACAAGGGAAACCGTCCGATGGAATTGGTGCTGATGGGACTCGTTGGATGCACCGGAATTGACATCAGCATGATTTTGGAGCGGATGAGGCAACCCTTACAAGATTTACAAATTGAAGCTGAGGGCACACGTCAGGATGAACATCCGCAACGATTTACCCAAATTGACTTGTATTACCACATCACGGGGGAAGTTGCGCCTGAAAAAGCCTGGCGGGCTATTCATCTCAGTGAGGAAAAATACTGCAGTGCTTCTGCTTCTTTAAATGCAACCATTGTTCCGCATTTGATTTTGAACGGAGACGAAGTTTCGAGTCATTGACAAACCGGCTGAGTAACCGCTACAGTACCTGATTTGAGAGGACAGTTGCCGGCTTGGGCGGCCTCCGCGGTCATTAACCGGGAGGCCACTGGAGCTGGCGTCCGCCAAGCAAGTGAAAGTGCAGGTGCAAAACGGTTTGCTGGCCGTGGAAGCCCACGTTAGATACAATGCGATAACCGTCTTTCTCTACACCCAATTGCACGGCAAGCTTCTGTGCTGCCAGGTGTAATTCTCCCACTAATTCCTTATCTTCAGGCTCTAGTTCCTGAACTGATTGAATATGCTTTTTAGGGATAAGTAATACATGAACAGGCGCTTGCGGACGAATGTCTTCAAAAGCCAGCAACTCGTCTGTTTCAAGAAGTTTTTTCGACGGGAGTTCTCCATTTGCGATTTTGCAGAATAAACAGTCTTCCGTAGCAATCACCTCCGTTTGTATGTTGACATTCAGTGCAGGTAGGATACGCTGTCCATAATACATGAGTTCTGAATGTGATGCGAATCCCTGAGGTGTTGCGACCAGTACGACAATGCGAGACTTTATGAAAGTAGGGGAGCATGGTGAGTGAAATCTACTATGTCAACGGGGAATTTCTATCATCCAAAGAGTCTGTCGTTCCATCTGAAGAACGGGGACATCAATTTGGAGACGGTGTTTACGAAGTAGTCCGTGTGTATGGTGGAAGACCGTTTCTGCTCAATTGGCACTTGGAGCGCCTTGACAGAAGTTGCAAAGCTATTGGTGTTGAGAATCCGCTGTCTCACGAAGAATGGACTGAGCTGATTTCAGAAGCTGTCCGCCGCAGCGGTGAAGAAGAAGCTCAGGTATATTGGCAAGTCACCAGAGGAATTGCACCGCGGGAGCATTTATTTCCACAAGCACAGCCTTCTGTGACAATGACAGTAAAGCCATTGTTGTTGAAGGCGTCTGCTAAGTCGTCTGAGAAATCGCTGTTGTGCATACCTGACGAACGTTGGGCCAACACATGGATTAAAACAATTAATCTCTTACCGAATGTAATTGCAAAGGAAACTGCTCACCGATTCGGGGCAGTAGAAGCTCTTTTCGTAAAATCCGGTGACTTTACTGAAGGGTCCAGCAGCAATGCTTGGTTTGTGCGCGGCACAGACATTTATACGGCCCCGGCGAACCGTTATATTCTACCTGGTATCACCAGGCGTTTTGTACTTCAACTTGCCCAAGAAATCGGATACACAGTATATGAACAAAGTGTTGCTCTAGATGACCTGCACAGCATGGATGAGGTCTTTATGACAAGTACAACACTGGAAGTTCAATCAATTCACTCCGTTGTAGCTGATAGAAATAAAATGTCGTTGCTATACAATCTGCCTGACATTCCTGCCCAAACCCTGCTCTCAACTCCGGAAGACCCTGCTGAAATTTGGAGGAGTTCCAGAAACAACGTAGCTGCACGGCTCCAGGATGCGTTTACGGATGCGGTGAACAAGTTTCGCAATTATGAGGAGCCTGTCCAGTAGAATCAGATCTATCTGGTTCTACTGGCCTTTCAGTCTGGACTAGTCACACACTACTATAAAATTCTGCATATTTTCGATGGAGATCTATTCAAACTTTTACTTGTTTGTTATGATGGGATTGAACCTACCGACTGGTCGGTTAAGTTGACCGACACTACAGAGGGGGATGTAGCGACTGTGATTGACAATGTACGCAAAGCGGCGGTATTGGGAGCCGGTGTAATGGGTGCCGCAATTGCCGCACACTTGGCAAATGCGGGTATAAAAGTGGTATTACTCGACATTGTGCCGCCGAAACTCAGTGAAGAAGATAATGCAAAAGGTCTGACACTACAGGACAAGGCAGTACGAAATCGGTTTGCAACCAAGGGTTTGGCTGCAGCAAGGAAGGTCAAGCCAGCTGCTTTTTATGAT
Proteins encoded in this window:
- a CDS encoding DNA polymerase III subunit alpha — its product is MKEREFVHLHCHSPYSFLDGASPIESLTAKAAMWGMSALALTDSNTIAGLPEFHKWAASYGIKPISGSEVTLTDGTHLTLLAENKTGYTHLCQLLTLAHEGEDGRLDPKLSERDLFANSEGLIVLSGCRKGRIAQHLLNYQPDAALAVAKKYQAVFPGSYFLELQGDAYPRTNWLNSQLAELSRHTHIPMAGTSNVHHVNPADSPVYDALKCISCDTDVYTPHPNRPLNTTRYLHSKEEAYNRFAEYPEAVSSTQAIAQRCQVVLSLGASLFPKYKLPSKEFSAMDYFRRLVYNGAKQRYGSLTNEIKERLEYEFSIILQLGYVDYFLVVWDIVRFARQNRIRCAGRGSAADSAVAYCLFITDVDAVGRNLLFERFMSLERAERPDIDIDFDSRRRDEVIDYVYRKYGRDYVARIATLQTFRGRSAIREFGKALGVPQRILDVVAKRVPAMAHADDLAEMFDRIPEMQELKQYQKQLSWIWKLAEKAAGFPRHFGMHVGGVVISSRPLYEVTSLQPSAKGEWMTPFDKHAVEDVGLVKLDLLSLRTMSAIEDTIVQSERQGRAVDYDSIPLDDKATFAMIGRSDTVGVFQLESPAQRALQARLESSGLEDLVASVALIRPGPIQGNMVDPFIRRRRGLEPISYLHPKLEPILAKTYGVVLFQEQVIEIATVIAQFSPGEADELRRVMSKARTRAEMDRIGDRFLKKARQAGVDEAAADTIFSYIKGYASYGFCEAHAAAFAATSYKTAYLSRHYPAEFFASILNQQPMGYYPVHVVCAAARQRGIAVIGPDINRSEWECTVKKNQIQLGFCLIKGIRQSLVQKIVSERQQHGGFESAPDCISRVHDLDRLSAEKLIRVGSFDGVSNVPRQSQLWELPHWFARRMNHLPLLRHESVQQKPLEITSKAIIRNDRQKYRNTFDDAAKERQLLAGQLSDEYNLVGVGVSGHWLDLFRPHLKTEGYAEAKDVIHCPDNAQIKLAGIVVRPHRPPTRSGRTTVFFTLEDETGFADATMFENVYQATGSIIFTPYGRLIGMEGTVQYRESQRPQLIVSRVWALTSDK
- a CDS encoding phosphatidylserine/phosphatidylglycerophosphate/cardiolipin synthase family protein, with the translated sequence MRKKSLTAMSIALLASFSLVGCTSVQKVHKVQAVPAPAYSRGMTLEWEKDIKKQALTMIQGSQHYVYLDIYELSDADILQALINAHQRGVDVRVVVDATEQHSQKTAVPALKHAGIPVESLHIHEGISHIKMLITDGAARGVLIGGMNFGQHSWSNNDASVYISHPNPSYLAVFRWDWKRAGGQPAAAPSTQMPLLIDRQIGPHVVQAIAHAEKSVELEGFDISDWNVISALKMDVKRGLRVEVLLDPNQSLNRRASDELRDAGVTVRFYRPYHYEWMHAKIVDIDKGRIFIIGSANFSHQAYTYNHEGDLELYNVPAFNQALVKNMSIQLARGTDYPKAEKYKQSRSDDH
- a CDS encoding phosphatase PAP2 family protein, with translation MLLLIVTSTINLEMPASLHRLVLAHATIAVVAAIVARLVNEPVSRRFNRLRPFELYGFRPLLCHDGGASFPSNHATGAFALSISMFAVPSYGPVLLVLAFLLAISRVYTGLHHVTDVLAGALHGLLFAVFFLTLYSVF
- a CDS encoding OsmC family protein, which translates into the protein MKITANWKGKRHFEASGPSGYKVSMDAKQEAGGEDKGNRPMELVLMGLVGCTGIDISMILERMRQPLQDLQIEAEGTRQDEHPQRFTQIDLYYHITGEVAPEKAWRAIHLSEEKYCSASASLNATIVPHLILNGDEVSSH
- a CDS encoding histidine triad nucleotide-binding protein, which translates into the protein MYYGQRILPALNVNIQTEVIATEDCLFCKIANGELPSKKLLETDELLAFEDIRPQAPVHVLLIPKKHIQSVQELEPEDKELVGELHLAAQKLAVQLGVEKDGYRIVSNVGFHGQQTVLHLHFHLLGGRQLQWPPG
- a CDS encoding aminotransferase class IV translates to MSEIYYVNGEFLSSKESVVPSEERGHQFGDGVYEVVRVYGGRPFLLNWHLERLDRSCKAIGVENPLSHEEWTELISEAVRRSGEEEAQVYWQVTRGIAPREHLFPQAQPSVTMTVKPLLLKASAKSSEKSLLCIPDERWANTWIKTINLLPNVIAKETAHRFGAVEALFVKSGDFTEGSSSNAWFVRGTDIYTAPANRYILPGITRRFVLQLAQEIGYTVYEQSVALDDLHSMDEVFMTSTTLEVQSIHSVVADRNKMSLLYNLPDIPAQTLLSTPEDPAEIWRSSRNNVAARLQDAFTDAVNKFRNYEEPVQ